A region of Vigna radiata var. radiata cultivar VC1973A chromosome 10, Vradiata_ver6, whole genome shotgun sequence DNA encodes the following proteins:
- the LOC106775482 gene encoding uncharacterized protein LOC106775482 produces the protein MKQVVENFCNLPLAQSWCEDMQNIISYVSSNYEANATKVISYVILGTFTILISVLLRRIGSKPKPKARPNKLQATRSFIVRELHSGYPALDRLMTEEYEHPSALDSANALIRELQQELPDLLILQQKVRELETWEMEDYAEKILRPALKEANEKEKPHEAYEFEMLLVEVLIYKGGILDLESALQCKCLADESLKDARRPLYKAMIYKMLGNMEKAKEHWDEFIVVRDPAFGHQIEMDFGTFKFHVHRLQEATENVRKKRSSINFSTFSI, from the exons ATGAAGCAGGTGGTAGAAAATTTTTGTAACTTGCCTCTTGCTCAAAGTTGGTGTGAAGATATGCAAAATATCATCTCATATGTGAGTTCTAATTACGAGGCAAATGCCACGAAAGTAATATCTTATGTAATCCTTGGCACTTTTACTATTTTGATTTCCGTGCTACTGAGAAGGATCGGGtccaagcccaagcccaaagcCAGGCCCAATAAACTTCAAGCTACCAGGTCCTTCATCGTTAGAGAACTCCACAGTGGATATCCAGCACTTGATAGACTGATGACAGAAGAGTATGAACATCCATCAGCATTAGACAGCGCCAATGCTCTTATTAGGGAACTTCAACAGGAGTTACCTGATTTACTGATTCTTCAG CAAAAAGTAAGAGAGTTGGAGACGTGGGAAATGGAGGATTATGCAGAGAAAATACTTAGACCAGCATTAAAAGAGGCTAATGAAAAGGAGAAACCACATGAAGCCTACGAGTTTGAAATGTTATTAGTGGAAGTGCTCATCTACAAG GGAGGAATTTTGGACTTAGAAAGTGCCTTGCAATGTAAATGTTTGGCAGATGAATCGCTCAAAGATGCACGACGCCCGCTCTACAAA GCAATGATATACAAAATGCTGGGGAATATGGAGAAAGCTAAAGAACATTGGGATGAGTTTATTGTAGTTCGAGACCCAGCTTTCGGTCATCAAATTGAAATGGATTTTGGTACGTTTAAATTTCATGTGCATCGACTTCAAGAGGCAACagaaaatgttagaaaaaaaaggagCAGCATCAACTTCTCAACTTTCTCCATTTAA
- the LOC106775496 gene encoding uncharacterized protein LOC106775496, which yields MGKLITTTKPLIFYSKLLCFSLLYLFTTLFLAFYSLSNSKCFFRSSPLDPLQNSLFSYPSSYGEHKYAVPTTRSTCSSPVFFSDYWDVVQEIKSLRETNRPYSEALRYVRGNADSFGGNLSTLARLSYFDHQKRNTEVLCGFLKKFPVSESDQIAMEQCDSVVVVSAIFNDHDKIRQPKGLGSITLQEACFFMFVDDVTLKGFEHHGLILMNSTEYNIGVWRIVKVAKENLYQNPAMNGVIPKYLLHRLFPNSQFSIWIDAKMQLMVDPLLLIHSLVISDDVDMAISKHPFYVHTMEEAMATARWKKWLDVNALKVQMETYCENGLQPWTPKKKPYDSDVPDSALILRRHGLGSNLFSCLVFNELEAFNPRDQLAFAFVRDKMKPEVKINMFEVEVLEQVAVEYRHNLRSSGGTTFKKVSSSGRTKRAHPDLLYVNGSCCSKCQKYLSIMWGDTSNDEGPH from the exons ATGGGGAAGCTAATAACCACCACTAAGCCTCTCATCTTCTACTCCAAGCTCCTCTGTTTTTCTCTGCTCTATCTCTTCACCACTCTTTTCCTTGCTTTCTATTCTCTCTCTAACTCCAAATGCTTCTTTCGATCCTCCCCTTTGGATCCTCTTCAGAATTCCCTCTTCTCTTACCCCTCTTCCTACGGAGAACACAAGTACGCTGTTCCAACCACCCGTTCGACATGCTCCTCCCCTGTTTTTTTCTCAG ATTACTGGGATGTTGTGCAGGAGATCAAGAGTCTCCGCGAGACCAACCGGCCTTATTCAGAGGCTTTGCGGTATGTGCGGGGCAATGCTGATAGTTTCGGAGGAAATCTCAGCACCCTTGCCAGACTTTCCTATTTTGATCATCAAAAACGTAACACCGAAGTTCTTTGCGGATTTCTCAAGAAGTTTCCAGTCAGTGAATCTG ATCAAATTGCGATGGAGCAGTGTGACAGTGTGGTTGTGGTTTCAGCAATCTTCAATGATCATGATAAAATCCGACAACCAAAGGGTCTTGGGTCCATCACATTGCAGGAAgcgtgtttttttatgtttgtagaCGATGTTACCCTCAAAGGTTTTGAACATCACGGATTGATTTTAATGAATTCAACAGAATACAACATAGGAGTGTGGAGGATTGTGAAGGTTGCTAAAGAGAATTTGTATCAGAACCCAGCGATGAACGGGGTTATACCAAAGTATTTACTCCACAGACTATTCCCGAATTCCCAATTCAGCATTTGGATAGATGCAAAGATGCAACTAATGGTTGATCCGTTGTTGTTGATTCATTCACTCGTTATATCTGATGATGTGGACATGGCTATATCAAAGCACCCTTTTTATGTTCATACCATGGAAGAAGCAATGGCCACTGCAAGGTGGAAGAAATGGTTGGATGTCAATGCCCTGAAGGTGCAAATGGAGACATACTGTGAAAATGGACTGCAACCATGGACTCCCAAAAAAAAACCTTATGATTCAG ATGTACCAGATAGTGCTTTGATACTGAGGAGACACGGACTTGGTAGCAACCTCTTCTCATGCCTTGTATTCAACGAGTTGGAGGCATTTAACCCAAGAGATCAATTAGCGTTTGCATTTGTGAGAGATAAGATGAAGCCGGAGGTGAAGATAAACATGTTTGAGGTGGAAGTTTTGGAACAGGTGGCAGTGGAATACAGACACAATCTGAGGAGCAGTGGTGGGACCACTTTTAAGAAAGTGTCGAGTTCAGGAAGAACCAAAAGAGCACACCCTGATTTGTTGTATGTGAATGGAAGTTGTTGCAGCAAGTGCCAGAAGTATCTTTCGATAATGTGGGGAGATACATCAAATGATGAAGGACCCCATTAG